One Drosophila virilis strain 15010-1051.87 chromosome 5, Dvir_AGI_RSII-ME, whole genome shotgun sequence DNA window includes the following coding sequences:
- the LRR gene encoding F-actin-uncapping protein LRRC16A isoform X2, with product MYTNEMMNHIDQYLRRIIELQIRDVVRQTKNKESVKSILGRHTKILVKYMVKLETKGDKTENRVLVFTPVRIYLLSAKVPTKIECHFHYLDIVGVESKKSTHFSIVTNDRPYSFVTTGDAGNFSSSADVILTDLASAIKQIFPTVPLKYIIKKIDIQPPERETIFSEEFRPSDPRNVGPCGGFSAQYACMCDFHGVPYREEVAWDVDTIYLSHDTRLLNLRDFDHLEPKDLMAIVSALEYNTFFRGLKAAHMRLSHETLERILHVLKRSMWLEELHLESLGLRWDFLNKLSISVITNSSPAIRTIDLSHNLIEDKGASSLCALLGKIVQGAIHLAGPIAKVSKGLCKLALSHCGLTSKGVNQMSHSLTLNQSISNSLTYLDLSGNSLKDDITNLHNFLAQPNVLEHLDLASTDIMLENLFGALLRGCATHLSHLNVSHNSFSTKKGKEIPPSFKQFFTSTLSLKHLNIAGCKLPMEALKNLLLGLACNESTAGLHLDLSGNTLGTQGAHVLESCIHGVRVLQSLDISDNNLDAELASVLTAISKNPSIRTLHLMRSLTGMKPKHVPTVMDALVNLIQKDDFPLVELVLSENKLKHDLHDFINALGSNQSLQKLDISGNYMGDVGARLLAKALQINNRLRTIYLDKNSVTLQGYADIVYALEHNHSMRTIPFPVFDIAPHLKNHPDKTDAVMRKMQELLQRNCNGLKRANGQGFRLQHGFMLSSTHQLVDKLVAETQDTISIAKGGGDNVSAVQRLISDAENCKQLMPKLQEAVRNDAHPIETKLTRVAGELSYTIRSYLEETLETMIRTGIEQCPKTLGNQIVIQELRKALNERLQIPEDFLQNCLLNNAGSEIMNKVGEIEQSLAAAISDRATDEVLEALTRYRRGLGISESPSVLLDEPQTPDIVRSRSSHEAEGLIIRPGGRGSVLPKLGLESPTATPHLPTKRRSVARKVRPQSVVENLSLSHIPDLLESPSSHRSSSQLSSRGAAAAAAAAAAGAGGASAAGHMMSDSNAAMDDGNVDECCDSITELPSASFQLQHLVKGRPKRAKTRAPTRPLVNAECAAGAVRDIGDGLEHFFRPGSVTPTTLTPLVSPTSEECSSLSFVDSPTMSRDGNGHMTSEETTPIMEERRPIKLERQSPLLKSASWATRSRSTDNLEKYSPLVGRKSPLVKMRTEGGPGNEEAAAAAIAPSAALLKPGTRDEKMRSPSSDSIKSHATGGAVANDGSLLVKTGNGILRTPLALQKPRPWSVVGSEPKANNDLVTGNGSIDSTKTTPDTLEEDIEVLPFGPGIAPGAALEKKSVRELAAGLSRLELPLKPPVMPRTMLSTVSRTSTASNGSSHSSSSSSNNSSATTTMTTTTSTVLNNQTRSKITSTSSTNSATQETLSKTIITEHGNSSSSSSSKSQSTDHAIACASLISNEILSMRNGQLATKPTSCAESNVKRIAGKEISTLFEETLVEGLQRTSTRRTFRDSPYTKEDVVDL from the exons ATGTACACAAACGAAATGATGAATCACATCGATCAATATTTGCGGCGCATTATCGAGCTGCAGATACGCGACGTGGTGAggcaaaccaaaaacaaag AAAGCGTTAAATCGATTTTGGGTCGCCACACAAAGATCTTGGTCAAGTATATGGTCAAATTGGAAACGAAAGGCGATAAAACGGAGAATCGTGTCTTG GTTTTTACGCCCGTTCGCATTTATTTGCTCAGCGCCAAGGTGCCCACAAAG ATCGAATGCCATTTCCATTATTTGGACATTGTCGGCGTCGAGAGCAAAAAGTCAACACATTTCTCGATTGTGACCAACGATCGGCCATATTCGTTTGTCACCACCGGCGATGCGGGCAATTTCAGTTCG AGCGCTGATGTCATTCTAACCGATCTAGCCTCGGCcattaagcaaatatttccAACAGTTCCTCTCAAATACATCATCAAAAAG ATCGACATACAGCCGCCGGAGCGAGAGACAATATTCTCGGAGGAATTTCGACCCTCGGATCCGCGCAATGTTGGTCCCTGCGGCGGTTTCAGTGCCCAATATGCCTGCATGTGCGATTTTCATGGTGTACCGTATCGCGAGGAGGTCGCCTGGGATGTGGACACCATTTACTTGTCCCACGACACACGACTGCTCAACCTGCGCGATTTCGATCATCTGGAGCCGAA AGACTTGATGGCCATTGTTTCGGCTCTGGAATATAATACGTTTTTTCGTGGCCTAAAGGCGGCGCACATGCGCCTCTCGCACGAGACGCTGGAACGCATTCTGCACGTGCTCAAGCGCTCCATGTGGCTAGAGGAGCTGCATCTGGAGTCCTTAGGTTTAAG ATGGGATTTCTTGAATAAGCTTTCGATATCTGTGATTACCAACAGCAGTCCAGCGATACGTACCATCGATTTGAGTCACAATCTCATCGAGGATAAAG GAGCTAGCTCATTGTGCGCCCTACTTGGAAAGATTGTACAAG GCGCCATACATCTGGCTGGGCCCATAGCCAAGGTATCGAAGGGTCTGTGCAAATTGGCGCTCTCCCATTGCGGACTCACCTCAAAGGGCGTTAATCAGATGTCGCACTCGCTGACGCTCAATCAAAGTATTTCCAATTCGCTCACCTATCTGGATCTGAGCGGTAACAGTCTCAAGGATGACATAACC AATCTGCACAATTTCCTGGCTCAACCTAATGTGCTGGAGCATCTGGATCTGGCATCGACTGATATTATGCTGGAAAAT CTGTTTGGAGCTCTGTTGCGCGGCTGTGCCACGCATTTGTCGCACTTGAATGTCTCGCACAACTCGTTCAGCACGAAGAAGGGCAAGGAGATACCGCCCTCGTTCAAGCAGTTCTTTACGAGCACGCTGAGCCTGAAGCACCTCAACATAGCTGGGTGCAAGCTGCCGATGGAGGCGCTCAAGAATCTGTTGCTGGGCCTGGCCTGCAATGAGTCGACGGCGGGTCTGCATCTCGATCTCAGCGGCAATACGCTGGGCACCCAAGGCGCCCACGTGCTCGAGTCCTGCATACACGGCGTACGCGTGCTCCAGAGCCTGGACATCAGCGACAATA ATTTGGATGCCGAACTGGCGTCCGTGCTGACGGCCATCTCGAAGAATCCCTCAATACGCACGCTGCATCTGATGCGCAGCTTGACGGGCATGAAGCCCAAGCATGTGCCCACAGTCATGGATGCGCTGGTCAATCTAATACAAAAGGATGACTTCCCGCTGGTGGAGCTGGTGCTGTCGGAGAACAAGTTGAAGCACGATCTGCACGACTTCATCAATGCGCTGGGCAGCAATCAGAGCCTCCAAAAGCTGGACATCAGTGGCAATTACATGGGCGATGTCGGCGCCCGGCTGCTGGCCAAGGCGCTGCAGATCAACAATCGTCTGCGCACCATTTACCTGGACAAGAACAGCGTCACGCTGCAGGGCTATGCGGATATTGTGTACGCGCTGGAGCACAATCACAGCATGCGCACAATACCCTTCCCAGTGTTCGATATTGCGCCGCATCTGAAAAATCATCCGGATAAGACGGATGCGGTTATGCGCAAAATgcaggagctgctgcagcgcaaCTGCAACGGTCTGAAGCGTGCGAATGGCCAGGGCTTTAGGCTGCAGCATGGCTTTATGCTCTCCTCCACACACCAGCTGGTGGATAAGCTGGTGGCCGAAACACAGGACACCATATCCATAGCCAAGGGCGGCGGCGATAATGTGTCCGCCGTGCAGCGTCTCATCAGCGATGCGGAAAACTGCAAACAGCTGATGCCCAAGCTGCAGGAGGCCGTGCGCAACGATGCGCATCCCATCGAGACGAAGCTGACGCGCGTCGCCGGCGAGCTGAGCTATACGATCCGCAGCTATCTGGAGGAGACGCTCGAGACAATGATACGCACCGGCATCGAGCAGTGCCCCAAAACGCTGGGCAATCAAATTGTTATCCAAGAGCTGCGCAAGGCGCTCAACGAGCGTCTCCAAATACCCGAAGATTTTCTTCAAAACTGTTTGCTCAACAATGCCGGCAGCGAGATCATGAATAAAGTTGG TGAGATAGAGCAGTCGCTAGCTGCGGCCATATCGGATCGTGCCACAGATGAGGTGCTCGAGGCGCTAACACGCTATCGTCGCGGTCTGGGCATATCGGAGTCGCCATCGGTGCTACTGGACGAGCCGCAGACGCCGGACATTGTGCGCAGTCGTTCCAGTCAT GAAGCTGAGGGCTTAATCATACGACCCGGCGGACGCGGCTCGGTCTTGCCCAAACTGGGCCTGGAATCGCCCACT GCCACGCCCCATTTGCCGACGAAGCGCCGCTCGGTTGCCCGCAAGGTGCGTCCCCAGTCCGTGGTTGAGAATCTCAGCCTGAGCCACATACCCGATCTGCTAGAGTCGCCCTCATCGCATCGCTCCAGCTCGCAGCTGTCGTCGCGtggcgctgccgccgccgctgcagccgctgcagccggAGCTGGTGGCGCCTCGGCTGCCGGCCACATGATGAGCGACAGCAATGCGGCCATGGACGATGGCAATGTGGACGAGTGCTGTGATTCGATCACGGAGCTGCCCAGCGCCTCGtttcagctgcagcatctgGTCAAGGGTCGGCCCAAGCGCGCCAAGACGCGTGCCCCGACACGGCCGTTGGTTAATGCTGAATGCGCCGCCGGCGCAGTCCGGGATATTGGCGATGGGTTGGAGCACTTTTTTCGGCCCGGCTCGGTCACGCCCACAACGCTGACACCGCTGGTATCGCCCACATCGGAGGAGTGCAGCTCGCTGTCCTTTGTGGACAGCCCGACGATGAGTCGGGACGGCAACGGGCACATGACCTCCGAGGAGACAACGCCCATCATGGAGGAGCGACGACCCATCAAGCTGGAGCGCCAGTCGCCATTGCTCAAGA GCGCCTCGTGGGCTACGCGTTCGCGCTCCACGGACAACCTGGAGAAGTATTCGCCGCTGGTGGGTCGCAAATCGCCGCTGGTCAAAATGCGCACGGAGGGCGGCCCCGGCAATGAGGAGGCGGCAGCTGCCGCAATCGCGCCCAGCGCCGCACTGCTCAAGCCGGGCACGCGCGACGAGAAGATGCGCTCGCCCAGCAGCGACTCCATCAAGAGCCATGCGACAGGCGGCGCCGTTGCCAACGATGGCAGCCTTTTAGTCAAGACGGGCAACGGCATTCTGCGCACACCTCTCGCCCTGCAGAAGCCGCGTCCCTGGTCCGTGGTGGGCAGCGAGCCGAAGGCGAACAACGATCTGGTCACGGGCAATGGCAGCATCGACTCCACCAAAACAACGCCCGATACCCTGGAAGAAG ATATAGAAGTTCTTCCCTTTGGTCCAGGCATTGCGCCAG GCGCCGCGCTGGAGAAGAAATCGGTGCGGGAGCTGGCCGCAGGACTCAGTCGTTTGG AACTGCCCCTCAAGCCGCCCGTAATGCCCAGAACCATGTTGAGCACAGTCAGTCGCACGAGCACCGccagcaatggcagcagccacagcagcagcagcagcagcaacaactccagcgcaacaacaacaatgacaacaacaacaagcacagtATTAAACAATCAGACGCGCTCCAAGATCACCAGCACGAGCAGCACCAACAGTGCAACGCAGGAGACGCTCAGCAAAACCATCATCACGGAGCAcggaaacagcagcagcagcagcagcagcaagagccaGAGCACGGATCATGCCATAGCCTGTGCCAGTCTGATCAGCAACGAGATCCTGAGCATGCGCAATGGACAGCTGGCGACCAAGCCGACCAGCTGCGCGGAGAGCAATGTGAAGCGCATTGCCGGCAAGGAGATCTCAACGCTATTCGAG GAGACATTAGTTGAAGGCCTGCAACGCACCTCGACAAGACGCACCTTTAGAGATTCGCCCTATACCAAGGAGGATGTCGTCGATTTATAA
- the LRR gene encoding serine-rich adhesin for platelets isoform X10, whose product MCEIEQSLAAAISDRATDEVLEALTRYRRGLGISESPSVLLDEPQTPDIVRSRSSHEAEGLIIRPGGRGSVLPKLGLESPTKLEYLNLATPHLPTKRRSVARKVRPQSVVENLSLSHIPDLLESPSSHRSSSQLSSRGAAAAAAAAAAGAGGASAAGHMMSDSNAAMDDGNVDECCDSITELPSASFQLQHLVKGRPKRAKTRAPTRPLVNAECAAGAVRDIGDGLEHFFRPGSVTPTTLTPLVSPTSEECSSLSFVDSPTMSRDGNGHMTSEETTPIMEERRPIKLERQSPLLKSASWATRSRSTDNLEKYSPLVGRKSPLVKMRTEGGPGNEEAAAAAIAPSAALLKPGTRDEKMRSPSSDSIKSHATGGAVANDGSLLVKTGNGILRTPLALQKPRPWSVVGSEPKANNDLVTGNGSIDSTKTTPDTLEEDIEVLPFGPGIAPGAALEKKSVRELAAGLSRLELPLKPPVMPRTMLSTVSRTSTASNGSSHSSSSSSNNSSATTTMTTTTSTVLNNQTRSKITSTSSTNSATQETLSKTIITEHGNSSSSSSSKSQSTDHAIACASLISNEILSMRNGQLATKPTSCAESNVKRIAGKEISTLFEETLVEGLQRTSTRRTFRDSPYTKEDVVDL is encoded by the exons aTGTG TGAGATAGAGCAGTCGCTAGCTGCGGCCATATCGGATCGTGCCACAGATGAGGTGCTCGAGGCGCTAACACGCTATCGTCGCGGTCTGGGCATATCGGAGTCGCCATCGGTGCTACTGGACGAGCCGCAGACGCCGGACATTGTGCGCAGTCGTTCCAGTCAT GAAGCTGAGGGCTTAATCATACGACCCGGCGGACGCGGCTCGGTCTTGCCCAAACTGGGCCTGGAATCGCCCACT aaaTTGGAATATCTGAACCTT GCCACGCCCCATTTGCCGACGAAGCGCCGCTCGGTTGCCCGCAAGGTGCGTCCCCAGTCCGTGGTTGAGAATCTCAGCCTGAGCCACATACCCGATCTGCTAGAGTCGCCCTCATCGCATCGCTCCAGCTCGCAGCTGTCGTCGCGtggcgctgccgccgccgctgcagccgctgcagccggAGCTGGTGGCGCCTCGGCTGCCGGCCACATGATGAGCGACAGCAATGCGGCCATGGACGATGGCAATGTGGACGAGTGCTGTGATTCGATCACGGAGCTGCCCAGCGCCTCGtttcagctgcagcatctgGTCAAGGGTCGGCCCAAGCGCGCCAAGACGCGTGCCCCGACACGGCCGTTGGTTAATGCTGAATGCGCCGCCGGCGCAGTCCGGGATATTGGCGATGGGTTGGAGCACTTTTTTCGGCCCGGCTCGGTCACGCCCACAACGCTGACACCGCTGGTATCGCCCACATCGGAGGAGTGCAGCTCGCTGTCCTTTGTGGACAGCCCGACGATGAGTCGGGACGGCAACGGGCACATGACCTCCGAGGAGACAACGCCCATCATGGAGGAGCGACGACCCATCAAGCTGGAGCGCCAGTCGCCATTGCTCAAGA GCGCCTCGTGGGCTACGCGTTCGCGCTCCACGGACAACCTGGAGAAGTATTCGCCGCTGGTGGGTCGCAAATCGCCGCTGGTCAAAATGCGCACGGAGGGCGGCCCCGGCAATGAGGAGGCGGCAGCTGCCGCAATCGCGCCCAGCGCCGCACTGCTCAAGCCGGGCACGCGCGACGAGAAGATGCGCTCGCCCAGCAGCGACTCCATCAAGAGCCATGCGACAGGCGGCGCCGTTGCCAACGATGGCAGCCTTTTAGTCAAGACGGGCAACGGCATTCTGCGCACACCTCTCGCCCTGCAGAAGCCGCGTCCCTGGTCCGTGGTGGGCAGCGAGCCGAAGGCGAACAACGATCTGGTCACGGGCAATGGCAGCATCGACTCCACCAAAACAACGCCCGATACCCTGGAAGAAG ATATAGAAGTTCTTCCCTTTGGTCCAGGCATTGCGCCAG GCGCCGCGCTGGAGAAGAAATCGGTGCGGGAGCTGGCCGCAGGACTCAGTCGTTTGG AACTGCCCCTCAAGCCGCCCGTAATGCCCAGAACCATGTTGAGCACAGTCAGTCGCACGAGCACCGccagcaatggcagcagccacagcagcagcagcagcagcaacaactccagcgcaacaacaacaatgacaacaacaacaagcacagtATTAAACAATCAGACGCGCTCCAAGATCACCAGCACGAGCAGCACCAACAGTGCAACGCAGGAGACGCTCAGCAAAACCATCATCACGGAGCAcggaaacagcagcagcagcagcagcagcaagagccaGAGCACGGATCATGCCATAGCCTGTGCCAGTCTGATCAGCAACGAGATCCTGAGCATGCGCAATGGACAGCTGGCGACCAAGCCGACCAGCTGCGCGGAGAGCAATGTGAAGCGCATTGCCGGCAAGGAGATCTCAACGCTATTCGAG GAGACATTAGTTGAAGGCCTGCAACGCACCTCGACAAGACGCACCTTTAGAGATTCGCCCTATACCAAGGAGGATGTCGTCGATTTATAA
- the LRR gene encoding uncharacterized protein LRR isoform X8 produces MGLMRTLCCCFHSSPGAGESDLCRPAYHKCPDEEQECQTETATVPPTNKNEIEQSLAAAISDRATDEVLEALTRYRRGLGISESPSVLLDEPQTPDIVRSRSSHEAEGLIIRPGGRGSVLPKLGLESPTKLEYLNLATPHLPTKRRSVARKVRPQSVVENLSLSHIPDLLESPSSHRSSSQLSSRGAAAAAAAAAAGAGGASAAGHMMSDSNAAMDDGNVDECCDSITELPSASFQLQHLVKGRPKRAKTRAPTRPLVNAECAAGAVRDIGDGLEHFFRPGSVTPTTLTPLVSPTSEECSSLSFVDSPTMSRDGNGHMTSEETTPIMEERRPIKLERQSPLLKSASWATRSRSTDNLEKYSPLVGRKSPLVKMRTEGGPGNEEAAAAAIAPSAALLKPGTRDEKMRSPSSDSIKSHATGGAVANDGSLLVKTGNGILRTPLALQKPRPWSVVGSEPKANNDLVTGNGSIDSTKTTPDTLEEDIEVLPFGPGIAPGAALEKKSVRELAAGLSRLELPLKPPVMPRTMLSTVSRTSTASNGSSHSSSSSSNNSSATTTMTTTTSTVLNNQTRSKITSTSSTNSATQETLSKTIITEHGNSSSSSSSKSQSTDHAIACASLISNEILSMRNGQLATKPTSCAESNVKRIAGKEISTLFEETLVEGLQRTSTRRTFRDSPYTKEDVVDL; encoded by the exons ATGGGCCTGATGCGCactttgtgctgctgctttcaCAGCAGCCCGGGCGCCGGCGAGAGCGACCTCTGTCGACCAGCCTATCACAAGTGTCCCGATGAGGAGCAGGAGTGTCAAACAGAGACGGCAACAGTGCCGCCAACAAACAAGAA TGAGATAGAGCAGTCGCTAGCTGCGGCCATATCGGATCGTGCCACAGATGAGGTGCTCGAGGCGCTAACACGCTATCGTCGCGGTCTGGGCATATCGGAGTCGCCATCGGTGCTACTGGACGAGCCGCAGACGCCGGACATTGTGCGCAGTCGTTCCAGTCAT GAAGCTGAGGGCTTAATCATACGACCCGGCGGACGCGGCTCGGTCTTGCCCAAACTGGGCCTGGAATCGCCCACT aaaTTGGAATATCTGAACCTT GCCACGCCCCATTTGCCGACGAAGCGCCGCTCGGTTGCCCGCAAGGTGCGTCCCCAGTCCGTGGTTGAGAATCTCAGCCTGAGCCACATACCCGATCTGCTAGAGTCGCCCTCATCGCATCGCTCCAGCTCGCAGCTGTCGTCGCGtggcgctgccgccgccgctgcagccgctgcagccggAGCTGGTGGCGCCTCGGCTGCCGGCCACATGATGAGCGACAGCAATGCGGCCATGGACGATGGCAATGTGGACGAGTGCTGTGATTCGATCACGGAGCTGCCCAGCGCCTCGtttcagctgcagcatctgGTCAAGGGTCGGCCCAAGCGCGCCAAGACGCGTGCCCCGACACGGCCGTTGGTTAATGCTGAATGCGCCGCCGGCGCAGTCCGGGATATTGGCGATGGGTTGGAGCACTTTTTTCGGCCCGGCTCGGTCACGCCCACAACGCTGACACCGCTGGTATCGCCCACATCGGAGGAGTGCAGCTCGCTGTCCTTTGTGGACAGCCCGACGATGAGTCGGGACGGCAACGGGCACATGACCTCCGAGGAGACAACGCCCATCATGGAGGAGCGACGACCCATCAAGCTGGAGCGCCAGTCGCCATTGCTCAAGA GCGCCTCGTGGGCTACGCGTTCGCGCTCCACGGACAACCTGGAGAAGTATTCGCCGCTGGTGGGTCGCAAATCGCCGCTGGTCAAAATGCGCACGGAGGGCGGCCCCGGCAATGAGGAGGCGGCAGCTGCCGCAATCGCGCCCAGCGCCGCACTGCTCAAGCCGGGCACGCGCGACGAGAAGATGCGCTCGCCCAGCAGCGACTCCATCAAGAGCCATGCGACAGGCGGCGCCGTTGCCAACGATGGCAGCCTTTTAGTCAAGACGGGCAACGGCATTCTGCGCACACCTCTCGCCCTGCAGAAGCCGCGTCCCTGGTCCGTGGTGGGCAGCGAGCCGAAGGCGAACAACGATCTGGTCACGGGCAATGGCAGCATCGACTCCACCAAAACAACGCCCGATACCCTGGAAGAAG ATATAGAAGTTCTTCCCTTTGGTCCAGGCATTGCGCCAG GCGCCGCGCTGGAGAAGAAATCGGTGCGGGAGCTGGCCGCAGGACTCAGTCGTTTGG AACTGCCCCTCAAGCCGCCCGTAATGCCCAGAACCATGTTGAGCACAGTCAGTCGCACGAGCACCGccagcaatggcagcagccacagcagcagcagcagcagcaacaactccagcgcaacaacaacaatgacaacaacaacaagcacagtATTAAACAATCAGACGCGCTCCAAGATCACCAGCACGAGCAGCACCAACAGTGCAACGCAGGAGACGCTCAGCAAAACCATCATCACGGAGCAcggaaacagcagcagcagcagcagcagcaagagccaGAGCACGGATCATGCCATAGCCTGTGCCAGTCTGATCAGCAACGAGATCCTGAGCATGCGCAATGGACAGCTGGCGACCAAGCCGACCAGCTGCGCGGAGAGCAATGTGAAGCGCATTGCCGGCAAGGAGATCTCAACGCTATTCGAG GAGACATTAGTTGAAGGCCTGCAACGCACCTCGACAAGACGCACCTTTAGAGATTCGCCCTATACCAAGGAGGATGTCGTCGATTTATAA
- the LRR gene encoding uncharacterized protein LRR isoform X9: MGLMRTLCCCFHSSPGAGESDLCRPAYHKCPDEEQECQTETATVPPTNKNEIEQSLAAAISDRATDEVLEALTRYRRGLGISESPSVLLDEPQTPDIVRSRSSHEAEGLIIRPGGRGSVLPKLGLESPTATPHLPTKRRSVARKVRPQSVVENLSLSHIPDLLESPSSHRSSSQLSSRGAAAAAAAAAAGAGGASAAGHMMSDSNAAMDDGNVDECCDSITELPSASFQLQHLVKGRPKRAKTRAPTRPLVNAECAAGAVRDIGDGLEHFFRPGSVTPTTLTPLVSPTSEECSSLSFVDSPTMSRDGNGHMTSEETTPIMEERRPIKLERQSPLLKSASWATRSRSTDNLEKYSPLVGRKSPLVKMRTEGGPGNEEAAAAAIAPSAALLKPGTRDEKMRSPSSDSIKSHATGGAVANDGSLLVKTGNGILRTPLALQKPRPWSVVGSEPKANNDLVTGNGSIDSTKTTPDTLEEDIEVLPFGPGIAPGAALEKKSVRELAAGLSRLELPLKPPVMPRTMLSTVSRTSTASNGSSHSSSSSSNNSSATTTMTTTTSTVLNNQTRSKITSTSSTNSATQETLSKTIITEHGNSSSSSSSKSQSTDHAIACASLISNEILSMRNGQLATKPTSCAESNVKRIAGKEISTLFEV, translated from the exons ATGGGCCTGATGCGCactttgtgctgctgctttcaCAGCAGCCCGGGCGCCGGCGAGAGCGACCTCTGTCGACCAGCCTATCACAAGTGTCCCGATGAGGAGCAGGAGTGTCAAACAGAGACGGCAACAGTGCCGCCAACAAACAAGAA TGAGATAGAGCAGTCGCTAGCTGCGGCCATATCGGATCGTGCCACAGATGAGGTGCTCGAGGCGCTAACACGCTATCGTCGCGGTCTGGGCATATCGGAGTCGCCATCGGTGCTACTGGACGAGCCGCAGACGCCGGACATTGTGCGCAGTCGTTCCAGTCAT GAAGCTGAGGGCTTAATCATACGACCCGGCGGACGCGGCTCGGTCTTGCCCAAACTGGGCCTGGAATCGCCCACT GCCACGCCCCATTTGCCGACGAAGCGCCGCTCGGTTGCCCGCAAGGTGCGTCCCCAGTCCGTGGTTGAGAATCTCAGCCTGAGCCACATACCCGATCTGCTAGAGTCGCCCTCATCGCATCGCTCCAGCTCGCAGCTGTCGTCGCGtggcgctgccgccgccgctgcagccgctgcagccggAGCTGGTGGCGCCTCGGCTGCCGGCCACATGATGAGCGACAGCAATGCGGCCATGGACGATGGCAATGTGGACGAGTGCTGTGATTCGATCACGGAGCTGCCCAGCGCCTCGtttcagctgcagcatctgGTCAAGGGTCGGCCCAAGCGCGCCAAGACGCGTGCCCCGACACGGCCGTTGGTTAATGCTGAATGCGCCGCCGGCGCAGTCCGGGATATTGGCGATGGGTTGGAGCACTTTTTTCGGCCCGGCTCGGTCACGCCCACAACGCTGACACCGCTGGTATCGCCCACATCGGAGGAGTGCAGCTCGCTGTCCTTTGTGGACAGCCCGACGATGAGTCGGGACGGCAACGGGCACATGACCTCCGAGGAGACAACGCCCATCATGGAGGAGCGACGACCCATCAAGCTGGAGCGCCAGTCGCCATTGCTCAAGA GCGCCTCGTGGGCTACGCGTTCGCGCTCCACGGACAACCTGGAGAAGTATTCGCCGCTGGTGGGTCGCAAATCGCCGCTGGTCAAAATGCGCACGGAGGGCGGCCCCGGCAATGAGGAGGCGGCAGCTGCCGCAATCGCGCCCAGCGCCGCACTGCTCAAGCCGGGCACGCGCGACGAGAAGATGCGCTCGCCCAGCAGCGACTCCATCAAGAGCCATGCGACAGGCGGCGCCGTTGCCAACGATGGCAGCCTTTTAGTCAAGACGGGCAACGGCATTCTGCGCACACCTCTCGCCCTGCAGAAGCCGCGTCCCTGGTCCGTGGTGGGCAGCGAGCCGAAGGCGAACAACGATCTGGTCACGGGCAATGGCAGCATCGACTCCACCAAAACAACGCCCGATACCCTGGAAGAAG ATATAGAAGTTCTTCCCTTTGGTCCAGGCATTGCGCCAG GCGCCGCGCTGGAGAAGAAATCGGTGCGGGAGCTGGCCGCAGGACTCAGTCGTTTGG AACTGCCCCTCAAGCCGCCCGTAATGCCCAGAACCATGTTGAGCACAGTCAGTCGCACGAGCACCGccagcaatggcagcagccacagcagcagcagcagcagcaacaactccagcgcaacaacaacaatgacaacaacaacaagcacagtATTAAACAATCAGACGCGCTCCAAGATCACCAGCACGAGCAGCACCAACAGTGCAACGCAGGAGACGCTCAGCAAAACCATCATCACGGAGCAcggaaacagcagcagcagcagcagcagcaagagccaGAGCACGGATCATGCCATAGCCTGTGCCAGTCTGATCAGCAACGAGATCCTGAGCATGCGCAATGGACAGCTGGCGACCAAGCCGACCAGCTGCGCGGAGAGCAATGTGAAGCGCATTGCCGGCAAGGAGATCTCAACGCTATTCGAGGTTTGA